One part of the Sphingobacterium sp. LZ7M1 genome encodes these proteins:
- a CDS encoding NAD-dependent epimerase/dehydratase family protein, translating into MQKLKVIITGATGMVGEGVLQECLVNPEVERVLIVNRKEYPLQHPKLSQAILSDIQDIESIGEDLSSYNACYFCAGVSSVGMDEQKYSMLTYDLTLGFAKKLLAINKDMTFCYVSGSGTDSSEQGRTMWARVKGKTENDLMKLPFKAVYNFRPAFMRPTPGAKNVKGIFKLITALYPILRPFNKTYFLTLEEVAKAMIVVSIHGYNKHVLEVEDISFLASKS; encoded by the coding sequence ATGCAAAAATTAAAAGTGATTATTACGGGTGCAACTGGAATGGTTGGGGAAGGAGTGCTTCAGGAATGTTTAGTCAATCCTGAAGTAGAAAGGGTGTTGATTGTCAACAGAAAGGAATATCCGCTACAACACCCCAAATTATCACAAGCGATTCTATCTGATATTCAGGATATTGAAAGCATAGGAGAGGATCTGTCTTCGTACAATGCCTGTTATTTCTGTGCTGGGGTTTCTTCCGTAGGCATGGATGAACAAAAATACAGCATGTTAACTTATGACCTAACTTTAGGCTTTGCCAAAAAACTGTTGGCCATTAATAAAGACATGACTTTCTGTTATGTTTCGGGTTCAGGAACCGACAGTTCCGAACAAGGAAGGACCATGTGGGCTAGAGTAAAGGGTAAAACTGAAAATGACCTGATGAAACTTCCTTTTAAAGCTGTGTACAATTTTCGTCCCGCATTTATGCGTCCTACCCCCGGTGCAAAAAATGTCAAGGGTATCTTTAAACTGATTACTGCCCTCTATCCAATCCTGAGACCGTTCAACAAAACCTATTTCCTAACCTTAGAAGAAGTCGCAAAAGCCATGATCGTCGTATCCATACATGGATACAATAAGCATGTGCTTGAAGTTGAGGATATTTCATTCCTAGCGTCAAAATCTTGA
- a CDS encoding LacI family DNA-binding transcriptional regulator has product MTERKTLKDIARDLKLSISTVSKSLSDSYEISESTKKMVKDYAEKHNYVPNKVARTLKTGKTNTIGVIVFNISNTFISQVLDGIHKGSQIDKYDIIIMQSRDDVNLEKHAIEVLKMRGIDGLLISPVSFNSNYEQLKSLQDSGIPVVLFDRVNHDLQTHKVGIDNQLSAYDATEHLLNSGRKNILHITGKNIGVSEARLVGFQKCLKDHKIEFDNNFYLECDYSKHDEIEDSIIKKLNYLKSTGNMVNAIFGATDDITTLTLGILAEMNIKVPEEVSVIGFSNIRIPNSLNPSLSTVVQPTEEIGMIAFQKLVELINAKYPIEEYETIELKTKLIPRKSSVL; this is encoded by the coding sequence ATGACAGAACGTAAGACTTTAAAGGATATTGCCAGAGACTTAAAACTATCTATTTCTACCGTTTCCAAGTCTCTATCAGATAGTTATGAAATCAGCGAGTCTACTAAAAAAATGGTAAAAGACTATGCTGAAAAACATAACTATGTCCCTAACAAGGTCGCTCGGACATTGAAAACAGGCAAGACCAACACGATTGGTGTCATCGTTTTTAATATCAGCAATACGTTTATCTCCCAAGTCCTTGATGGGATCCATAAGGGATCCCAAATTGATAAATATGATATCATCATCATGCAGAGCCGTGATGATGTCAATTTGGAAAAGCATGCCATTGAGGTGCTAAAGATGCGTGGAATTGATGGCCTTTTGATATCCCCTGTTTCTTTCAATTCAAACTATGAACAACTAAAGAGCCTACAGGATTCGGGGATCCCAGTGGTTCTATTTGACCGGGTAAACCATGACCTGCAAACCCATAAGGTTGGAATAGACAACCAACTGAGTGCCTATGATGCCACCGAACACCTCCTGAACTCTGGAAGGAAGAATATTTTACATATCACGGGTAAAAACATAGGAGTTTCGGAAGCCAGATTAGTAGGGTTCCAGAAATGCCTGAAAGACCATAAGATAGAATTTGATAATAATTTTTACCTAGAATGTGACTATAGCAAACATGATGAAATCGAAGATTCAATCATAAAAAAGCTGAACTATCTAAAATCTACAGGAAACATGGTCAATGCCATCTTTGGTGCAACCGATGACATCACCACCCTGACCTTGGGCATATTAGCTGAAATGAACATCAAGGTTCCCGAAGAGGTTTCAGTCATAGGTTTCTCCAATATTAGGATTCCAAACTCCCTTAACCCATCCCTTTCCACAGTGGTTCAACCTACAGAAGAGATTGGAATGATTGCCTTCCAAAAGTTAGTCGAGCTGATCAATGCCAAATACCCAATTGAAGAATATGAAACCATTGAACTAAAGACTAAATTGATCCCTAGGAAATCTTCAGTACTCTAA
- a CDS encoding TolC family protein produces MENKKYNYFNWVAVGILALSVSSCKVPQATQKKENKVMPTSFVDSLASQDTTNSGNVKWREFFTDPNLISLIDTALKNNQELNITLQELEIAKNDIMLRKGALKPIVDIGAGGGVEKVGRYTSQGAGDASTEITPGHEMPDPLGDLNVSVFAHWEVDIWRKLKDSEQAAVNRYLATVEGKNFVLSSLIAEVANSYYELLALDNQLSIIRQNIQLQEKALEVVKIQKEATRVTELAVKKFEAEVAKTKGMEFSTLQQIKETENRINFLLGRYPQEIARNQANFIDLVPATVRTGIPSQLLNNRPDILQAEHELAASKLDVQVAKKEFYPSLDISAAFGLQAFKPSYLFRLPESLLYNLAGDLTAPLLNKNAIKAEFNSANARQIQAIYNYERTLLNAFTEVSTQLSNIDNLEKGYVYKNQEVDALNKSIDVSNELFKSARADYLEVLMTQRDVLDAKLELIETKKQQLNAVVNVYKALGGGWK; encoded by the coding sequence ATGGAAAATAAAAAATATAACTACTTCAATTGGGTTGCCGTCGGAATATTGGCACTTTCTGTATCAAGCTGTAAAGTGCCTCAGGCAACGCAGAAGAAAGAAAATAAAGTAATGCCGACCAGTTTTGTGGATTCATTGGCCAGCCAAGATACCACAAACTCAGGCAACGTGAAATGGAGGGAGTTCTTTACAGATCCAAACCTGATTTCCTTGATCGATACTGCTTTAAAGAATAATCAGGAACTGAACATTACCCTTCAGGAACTGGAGATTGCCAAGAATGATATCATGCTCCGAAAAGGAGCATTGAAACCTATCGTGGACATTGGAGCTGGGGGTGGAGTCGAAAAAGTGGGTCGCTATACCTCGCAAGGAGCAGGTGATGCTTCCACAGAAATTACTCCTGGACATGAGATGCCCGATCCCTTAGGTGATCTAAATGTTTCTGTTTTTGCCCATTGGGAGGTTGATATCTGGCGAAAGTTAAAAGATTCTGAACAGGCAGCGGTAAACCGTTATTTGGCAACCGTGGAAGGTAAGAACTTTGTGCTGAGCAGCCTGATTGCTGAAGTGGCCAATTCCTATTATGAGTTATTGGCCTTGGATAATCAACTGTCCATCATTCGTCAGAACATTCAGCTGCAGGAAAAAGCCTTGGAGGTCGTGAAGATCCAAAAGGAAGCAACCCGGGTAACGGAATTGGCTGTTAAAAAGTTTGAGGCAGAGGTTGCAAAAACCAAGGGAATGGAATTTTCTACCTTGCAACAGATCAAGGAAACGGAAAACAGGATCAATTTTCTCTTAGGTAGGTATCCGCAGGAAATTGCAAGAAACCAAGCTAATTTCATTGATCTAGTTCCTGCAACGGTGAGAACGGGGATTCCAAGTCAATTGCTGAATAACCGCCCTGATATCCTACAGGCAGAGCATGAACTTGCTGCGTCAAAATTGGATGTACAGGTGGCCAAAAAGGAATTCTATCCTTCACTGGATATCTCAGCTGCTTTTGGTCTTCAGGCATTTAAACCATCTTATCTTTTCAGGTTGCCGGAATCCTTGTTATATAATTTAGCGGGGGACCTTACTGCACCACTTTTGAATAAGAACGCCATCAAGGCGGAATTCAATTCCGCAAATGCAAGGCAGATCCAAGCCATCTATAATTATGAACGGACCCTGTTGAATGCTTTCACCGAAGTATCTACCCAGCTGTCCAATATTGACAATTTGGAGAAAGGATATGTCTATAAGAACCAAGAAGTGGATGCATTGAATAAATCCATTGATGTATCCAATGAACTCTTCAAGTCTGCAAGGGCAGATTATTTAGAAGTTTTGATGACACAAAGGGACGTATTGGATGCAAAGCTCGAATTAATCGAAACAAAAAAACAACAACTCAATGCAGTTGTTAATGTATATAAAGCATTAGGAGGGGGGTGGAAATAA
- a CDS encoding efflux RND transporter permease subunit, translating to MFNRFINRPVLSIVISLIIVFLGVLAMTQLPVTQFPSISPPKVNVKAEYPGANGELMIKAVIIPLERAINGVPGMKYMASDAGNDGEASIQIVFDLGTDPNQASVNVQNRVASVVNKLPPIVVREGVKITREESNMLMYINMYSDEKDLDGNFMYNFADINVVSELRRVPGVGVADILGNREYAMRIWLKPDRMTAYKVSSEEVMKALEEQSLEASPGRAGESSGIKSQSFEYILKYSGRFTTEEEYGNIILKVNPNGEILRLKDVADIHFGSAMYDIYSTLNGRPSAAIVLKQSYGSNASQVIKDVKAKMEELQQSFPKGLHYEISYDVSKFLDASMEKVVHTLVEAFILVAFVVFLFLGDLRSTLIPTIAVPVSLIGAFLFMQFFGISINLITLFALVLAIGVVVDDAIVVIEAVHKKMEEHHVSAYKATKKAMHEIAGAIIAITFLMAAVFIPVAFMSGPVGIFYRQFSITMATSIILSGIVALTLTPALCAILLKNNHGKPRKKSIVDKFLDSFNRGFDNMQNRYVKLLSKIVNKRILTFLILIGFCIGAYFLNNSVPSGFIPNEDQGMIYAIIQTPPGSTLERTNKAALDLQKEAEDIDGVASVSSLAGYEILNEGTAANTGTLLINLKGWEERKESALEIIEQLEKSAENIPGASIEFFQPPAVPGYGAAGGFELRLLDKTGNNDFQKMEQVSKDFVKELNNRPGLASVFTFFSASFPQYLLKIDNEIAQQKGISIDNAMTTLSTLVGSNYETNFIKFDRQYKVMVQALPQYRALPEDILKLYAKNDKGEMVPFSEFMHMEKVYGLSEITRHNMYLASEISGSAKQGFSSGEAINVVNEVALKSLQRGYAIDWAGISKDEVARGNQAIYIFMICLGFVYLILAAQYESFILPFAVILSLPVGIFGAFFLLKLLHLENNIYAQVALVMLIGLLGKNAVLIVEFAVQKHQEGLSIFEAAMEGAKVRFRPILMTSFAFIAGLIPLVLATGPGAIGNRTIGTAAAGGMLFGTIFGVLVIPGLYFIFGTIASKRKLIKQEDENPLSEEIDGK from the coding sequence ATGTTTAACAGATTTATAAATAGACCGGTACTTTCTATTGTCATATCCCTTATTATCGTATTCTTAGGGGTATTGGCCATGACACAATTGCCAGTAACACAATTTCCGTCAATCTCTCCACCGAAGGTAAATGTGAAAGCAGAATATCCAGGTGCGAATGGAGAGTTGATGATCAAAGCCGTCATCATCCCATTAGAAAGGGCAATCAATGGGGTGCCCGGCATGAAATATATGGCTTCCGATGCCGGAAATGATGGGGAAGCCAGTATTCAGATCGTTTTTGATTTAGGGACCGACCCTAACCAAGCCTCCGTCAATGTACAGAACAGGGTAGCTTCGGTAGTCAATAAGCTTCCACCGATTGTGGTCCGTGAAGGGGTAAAAATAACCCGTGAGGAATCCAATATGTTGATGTACATCAATATGTACAGTGACGAAAAGGATTTGGATGGGAATTTCATGTACAACTTTGCCGATATCAATGTGGTGTCAGAGTTGAGGCGTGTTCCAGGTGTGGGTGTCGCCGATATCTTGGGAAACAGGGAATATGCCATGCGTATTTGGTTGAAACCCGATCGGATGACAGCCTATAAGGTTTCTTCAGAAGAAGTGATGAAAGCCCTTGAGGAACAGAGCCTAGAAGCTTCTCCAGGTCGAGCCGGTGAGTCTTCGGGTATAAAATCCCAATCCTTTGAGTATATCCTAAAGTATTCCGGGCGTTTTACGACGGAGGAGGAATATGGCAATATCATCCTTAAGGTAAATCCAAATGGGGAGATCTTGAGATTGAAAGATGTAGCCGATATACATTTCGGTTCTGCCATGTACGATATCTACTCCACCTTGAACGGGAGACCTTCTGCAGCGATTGTCCTGAAACAATCCTATGGAAGTAATGCCTCTCAGGTAATCAAGGATGTCAAGGCGAAAATGGAAGAGCTGCAGCAATCTTTTCCCAAAGGGCTGCACTATGAGATAAGTTACGATGTATCCAAATTCTTGGATGCTTCTATGGAAAAGGTAGTACATACCTTGGTCGAAGCCTTTATTTTGGTGGCTTTTGTGGTGTTTCTGTTTTTAGGGGATTTACGATCGACCTTGATCCCGACGATTGCCGTTCCTGTGTCTTTGATCGGAGCATTCTTGTTTATGCAATTTTTTGGGATCAGCATCAACTTGATCACCCTTTTTGCCTTGGTGCTGGCTATTGGGGTGGTCGTTGATGATGCAATCGTCGTCATCGAGGCAGTGCACAAGAAGATGGAGGAACACCATGTATCGGCCTATAAAGCAACCAAAAAGGCTATGCATGAAATTGCAGGTGCAATTATTGCGATTACCTTTTTGATGGCTGCGGTGTTTATTCCTGTAGCCTTTATGTCGGGACCTGTCGGCATCTTTTACCGTCAGTTCTCGATTACCATGGCGACCTCCATTATCCTTTCTGGTATTGTGGCATTGACCTTGACTCCGGCATTATGTGCCATTCTCCTAAAGAACAACCATGGAAAGCCTCGTAAGAAATCCATCGTTGATAAATTCCTGGATTCCTTCAATAGAGGATTTGACAATATGCAGAACCGCTATGTCAAGTTGCTGAGTAAGATTGTAAACAAACGCATATTAACCTTCCTGATATTGATCGGTTTTTGTATTGGAGCCTATTTCCTAAATAATAGTGTGCCTTCAGGCTTTATCCCCAATGAAGACCAAGGGATGATTTATGCCATTATACAGACCCCACCAGGATCAACCTTGGAACGGACAAATAAGGCTGCATTGGATTTGCAGAAAGAAGCAGAGGATATCGATGGTGTAGCATCCGTTTCTTCACTTGCAGGTTATGAAATCCTGAATGAAGGAACGGCAGCAAATACCGGGACACTATTGATCAATTTGAAAGGTTGGGAAGAAAGGAAGGAATCAGCTTTAGAGATCATTGAGCAATTGGAGAAAAGTGCTGAAAACATTCCTGGAGCATCCATTGAGTTCTTCCAACCACCAGCAGTACCTGGTTATGGAGCAGCCGGAGGATTTGAATTAAGGTTGTTGGATAAAACCGGTAACAATGATTTCCAGAAAATGGAACAAGTGAGCAAGGATTTTGTAAAGGAGTTGAACAATAGGCCTGGACTGGCATCTGTATTTACATTCTTTAGTGCAAGTTTTCCGCAATACCTTTTAAAAATCGATAATGAAATAGCTCAACAAAAGGGTATTTCCATAGATAATGCGATGACCACCCTGTCTACCTTGGTGGGATCGAACTATGAAACCAACTTCATCAAGTTCGATAGACAATATAAGGTCATGGTTCAGGCTTTACCTCAATATAGAGCCTTGCCTGAGGATATCTTAAAGCTATATGCCAAAAATGATAAAGGCGAAATGGTGCCATTTTCTGAGTTTATGCATATGGAAAAGGTATATGGACTTTCAGAGATTACCCGACATAATATGTATTTGGCATCAGAGATTTCTGGGTCAGCGAAACAGGGCTTTAGTTCTGGCGAAGCGATCAATGTAGTAAATGAAGTTGCTCTGAAAAGCTTGCAACGTGGCTATGCCATTGATTGGGCCGGTATTTCGAAGGATGAGGTAGCCCGTGGTAACCAGGCCATTTATATATTCATGATCTGTTTAGGCTTTGTCTATTTGATTTTGGCAGCGCAATATGAGAGTTTTATCCTCCCATTTGCTGTGATACTTTCCCTACCTGTCGGAATCTTCGGTGCCTTTTTCCTATTGAAACTGCTGCATCTTGAGAATAACATCTATGCGCAGGTTGCACTGGTCATGCTGATCGGTCTGCTGGGTAAGAATGCCGTGTTGATCGTGGAGTTCGCTGTTCAGAAACATCAAGAAGGCCTGAGCATTTTTGAAGCAGCCATGGAAGGTGCAAAAGTCCGTTTCAGACCGATCTTGATGACCTCATTTGCATTTATTGCAGGATTAATTCCATTAGTCCTGGCTACGGGTCCAGGTGCTATTGGGAACCGAACGATTGGTACCGCGGCGGCAGGAGGGATGCTGTTCGGTACCATCTTCGGGGTCCTTGTGATCCCGGGATTGTACTTTATTTTCGGGACAATCGCCTCCAAACGTAAATTGATTAAACAAGAAGACGAAAACCCTTTATCTGAAGAAATCGATGGAAAATAA
- a CDS encoding efflux RND transporter periplasmic adaptor subunit — translation MKRVVMLMSSLAALCLVSCNEKKEEKEEAFRYTVTSPAEIDTSFNKEYVSQIKSVRNIELRALEKGYLEQIYVDEGQTVRKGQLLFRIKPTMYQAELNKQMAEVEVAQIEVQNTQNLSDKNIVSPNELAMAKAKLERAKAEAAIAKIHLNFTEVRAPFDGTIDRIPLKLGSLVDEGELLTSLSDNSQMFAYFNVSEPEYLDYQRNVANRADNHVSLLLANNEELEHKGMVETIEGEFDIETGNIAFRARFPNPNKLLRNGETGKVLMKVPMKRALLIPQKATYEVQDKKYVFMIGKDGKVVSQPIKISASLPDLYVVAGGIAPNDKILLEGLQKVKDGEKIKYEYVEPKDAISNLKIRTE, via the coding sequence ATGAAGAGAGTTGTCATGCTCATGAGTTCACTGGCTGCACTGTGCCTAGTGTCTTGCAATGAAAAAAAAGAAGAAAAGGAAGAGGCTTTCAGATACACTGTAACCTCTCCGGCAGAAATTGACACGAGCTTTAACAAAGAGTATGTGTCCCAGATTAAATCTGTAAGAAATATTGAATTGCGTGCGCTGGAGAAAGGATATCTCGAGCAAATCTATGTCGATGAAGGCCAAACGGTCAGAAAGGGTCAATTGCTGTTCCGTATCAAGCCTACCATGTACCAAGCCGAACTGAACAAACAAATGGCTGAGGTTGAAGTCGCGCAGATCGAAGTTCAGAATACCCAAAACCTGTCTGATAAGAATATCGTATCGCCGAATGAACTGGCAATGGCAAAAGCGAAACTGGAACGGGCAAAGGCTGAGGCAGCTATAGCAAAAATACACTTAAACTTTACAGAGGTTAGAGCACCATTTGATGGTACGATTGATAGGATTCCATTGAAATTGGGAAGTTTGGTTGATGAAGGGGAGCTATTGACGAGCTTGTCGGACAACTCGCAGATGTTTGCCTATTTCAATGTCTCCGAACCCGAGTATCTAGATTATCAACGCAATGTGGCCAACCGTGCCGATAATCACGTTTCCCTATTGTTGGCGAACAATGAAGAGTTAGAACATAAGGGCATGGTGGAAACCATTGAAGGAGAGTTCGATATCGAAACCGGTAATATCGCTTTCCGTGCTCGATTCCCTAACCCGAATAAATTACTGCGGAACGGAGAGACTGGAAAGGTCTTGATGAAAGTTCCAATGAAGCGTGCCCTATTGATTCCACAAAAGGCAACTTACGAAGTTCAAGATAAAAAGTATGTATTCATGATCGGCAAGGATGGAAAAGTCGTTTCGCAACCGATCAAGATCAGTGCTTCGCTACCCGATCTATATGTCGTTGCGGGAGGAATTGCGCCGAACGATAAGATCCTTCTAGAAGGATTGCAGAAAGTTAAGGATGGCGAAAAGATCAAATATGAGTATGTGGAGCCGAAAGATGCCATCTCAAATTTAAAGATCAGAACAGAATAA
- a CDS encoding YceI family protein, whose amino-acid sequence MANWNLDTAHSEIEFKVKHMMISTVKGHFENFNVSVENSEDVLDAAKHVSVEIKADSINTKNSQRDQHLKSEDFFAVSQFPDIKFVSTGIEKVDDDEFKLTGDLTIKDVTKPVTFDVEFGGIGKDPWGNQKAGYTVTGKINRNDFGLTWNAALETGGVMVSEDVKFQADLQFVLA is encoded by the coding sequence ATGGCAAATTGGAACTTAGATACCGCACACAGCGAAATCGAATTTAAAGTAAAACACATGATGATCTCCACAGTAAAAGGTCATTTTGAAAACTTCAATGTTAGTGTAGAAAATAGCGAAGATGTACTAGATGCTGCAAAACATGTATCAGTAGAAATCAAAGCTGATTCCATCAACACTAAAAACAGCCAACGTGATCAACACTTAAAAAGTGAAGATTTCTTCGCTGTATCTCAATTCCCAGATATCAAATTTGTTTCCACTGGAATCGAAAAAGTAGATGACGATGAATTCAAATTAACTGGTGACTTAACTATAAAAGATGTGACCAAACCTGTTACTTTCGATGTAGAATTCGGTGGAATTGGTAAAGATCCTTGGGGCAACCAAAAAGCTGGCTATACCGTTACCGGTAAAATCAACCGTAATGACTTCGGATTAACTTGGAATGCTGCCCTTGAAACTGGTGGTGTAATGGTGAGTGAAGACGTGAAATTCCAAGCTGACTTACAATTCGTACTTGCATAA